A window of Rufibacter sp. LB8 contains these coding sequences:
- a CDS encoding PAS domain-containing sensor histidine kinase, which translates to MATRPTTVKEGMQMEENTFSKGAALVEKVAESFGQAYFVYNVEEGRFLYLNKAFVDLFGPEAEDFLVTPTLVLPFVHEEDKAFAYDQYAKLLDQKVLKGTELRLQMPSGSTKWICLSTQVLEEKGRYIAGFAEDVTKDKEYLKNILMFNSKKNSTLEILSHDLAAPFTNIEGMVEMLEQELQSKDGVASDLIQYIKENAQKGSDIIRDFIDNEFLESAQVVLHKERVNLSQRIGIMVENYVKLGRPLIAKNFSMDLPQEPLYVYIDVMKFMQVLNNLVSNAIKFTPDHGNITVSAQDQGNKVLIEVQDNGIGIPDALKPALFDKFTKARREGLKGEKSVGLGMSIIKTIVELHKGQVWVESQEGQGTTVFVEIPKD; encoded by the coding sequence ATGGCCACCAGGCCAACCACCGTCAAAGAAGGAATGCAGATGGAAGAGAACACATTTTCAAAAGGAGCCGCGTTGGTAGAAAAAGTGGCGGAGAGCTTTGGGCAGGCGTATTTTGTATACAACGTGGAAGAAGGCAGGTTCCTCTACCTTAACAAAGCGTTTGTGGATTTATTTGGGCCTGAGGCCGAGGACTTTTTAGTAACCCCTACCTTGGTGCTGCCCTTTGTGCATGAAGAAGACAAGGCCTTTGCCTATGACCAATATGCCAAACTGCTGGACCAGAAAGTGCTGAAAGGAACAGAACTTCGGCTGCAAATGCCCAGCGGGTCCACCAAATGGATTTGCCTTAGCACGCAGGTGCTGGAGGAAAAAGGGCGCTACATAGCCGGCTTCGCTGAAGATGTCACTAAAGACAAAGAATACCTTAAAAATATTCTCATGTTCAACTCCAAAAAGAACTCCACCCTGGAGATTCTCTCGCATGACCTGGCGGCGCCTTTCACCAACATTGAGGGCATGGTGGAGATGCTGGAGCAGGAACTGCAAAGCAAAGACGGGGTAGCCTCTGACCTCATCCAGTACATCAAAGAGAATGCGCAGAAAGGCTCAGACATCATCAGAGATTTCATTGACAATGAGTTTCTGGAGTCTGCGCAGGTGGTGCTGCACAAAGAGCGCGTGAACCTGAGCCAACGCATTGGCATTATGGTGGAGAATTATGTAAAGTTGGGGCGGCCTTTGATTGCCAAGAACTTCAGCATGGACCTACCCCAAGAGCCATTGTATGTGTACATAGACGTCATGAAGTTCATGCAGGTGCTCAATAACTTAGTTTCCAACGCCATTAAGTTCACCCCAGACCATGGAAATATTACTGTGAGTGCCCAAGACCAAGGCAACAAGGTGTTGATCGAAGTGCAGGACAACGGCATTGGCATTCCAGACGCCCTGAAACCAGCCCTGTTTGATAAGTTTACCAAGGCCAGGCGCGAAGGCCTGAAAGGGGAGAAGAGCGTGGGCCTGGGTATGTCTATCATCAAGACCATAGTGGAACTGCACAAAGGCCAGGTATGGGTAGAAAGCCAGGAAGGCCAGGGCACCACGGTGTTTGTGGAGATACCAAAGGACTAG
- a CDS encoding response regulator, with the protein MGDILVIDDDASSLFLIQDLLTSMGLGDKVTVATNVSDALSLVQNRIGTAQFPDLVLLDIRMPETDGFAFLEKLKTLSCAPHPDPKVVILSYYGNRKYQEQAEQYQVTAYLKKPLTREKVLDIINLS; encoded by the coding sequence TTGGGAGACATCTTAGTGATTGATGACGACGCCTCCAGCCTTTTCCTAATCCAGGACCTTCTGACTTCCATGGGTTTGGGCGATAAGGTAACCGTGGCCACCAATGTCTCTGACGCGCTTTCGCTGGTGCAGAACCGCATAGGCACCGCTCAATTCCCTGATCTGGTGTTGCTGGATATTAGAATGCCTGAGACTGATGGCTTCGCGTTTCTGGAAAAGTTGAAAACGTTGTCTTGCGCGCCACACCCAGATCCCAAAGTGGTGATTCTAAGTTATTACGGCAACAGAAAATACCAGGAACAGGCAGAGCAGTATCAGGTAACCGCTTATTTAAAAAAACCACTCACCCGCGAGAAAGTCCTGGATATTATCAATTTGAGCTAA
- a CDS encoding response regulator, producing the protein MDRLNCILLIDDDQSANFISQTVIKKLDCAEQVLVAQNGRQALDLIQEHCLTFTPQNCPQLILLDIKMPVMDGFEFLREFEDITWPTRQKPIVVLLTTSASPTDILQAQSYKLGGFLNKPLNKEKLNTLMETHFLQQPGELNYESAV; encoded by the coding sequence ATGGATAGATTGAACTGCATATTGTTAATTGACGATGACCAGTCTGCCAATTTCATAAGCCAGACGGTGATCAAGAAACTGGATTGCGCAGAACAGGTATTGGTGGCCCAGAATGGCAGGCAGGCGCTTGACCTGATTCAGGAACACTGCCTGACGTTCACGCCCCAGAACTGCCCTCAACTTATTCTCTTAGATATTAAAATGCCCGTGATGGATGGCTTTGAATTTTTGAGGGAATTTGAAGACATTACCTGGCCTACACGCCAAAAACCCATTGTGGTGTTACTGACCACCTCTGCCAGTCCCACAGATATACTGCAGGCCCAATCTTATAAACTAGGAGGCTTCCTGAACAAACCCCTCAACAAAGAAAAGCTGAATACTTTAATGGAAACGCATTTTCTGCAACAGCCCGGCGAGTTGAATTATGAAAGTGCAGTGTAA
- a CDS encoding GAF domain-containing sensor histidine kinase produces the protein MQFPQIPDNEAQRLDALHSYKVLDTLPEKDFDELTKIASTVCGTPISLITLVDTERQWFKSAFGLAVKETKRDLAFCAHTINTPHEAFIVPDATLDVRFHDNPLVVGGPRVIFYAGIPLNSPDGYSLGTLCVIDHQPKQISQAQIEALQALANQVVGQLELRKKNRELEHYNREFSIINRNLSEFSYRVSHDLKTPLRGITNLSEWLLEEHAANLNQEGAHYLSLIHSRSLQLHNLIDGILQYSRASSIRVSFSEEVDLTVLLEEVLDHCGLPSHFTATYPKDHPTVTTFRIGLYQILQNLIANAIKYNDKVQGRLSVDFQPQAHGFSLAVTDNGPGIPLAYREKVFHLFETLGTKAELADGSVGVGLATVKSLTERMHGTIQIIDTPQDEPGTCFLLQFQLQP, from the coding sequence ATGCAATTTCCCCAGATCCCTGACAATGAAGCCCAGCGGTTAGACGCCTTGCATAGCTATAAAGTGCTGGACACGCTGCCTGAGAAAGACTTTGATGAACTCACCAAAATAGCCTCCACGGTCTGCGGCACGCCCATCTCGTTGATCACGCTGGTTGACACGGAGCGGCAATGGTTCAAATCTGCCTTCGGGCTGGCGGTGAAGGAAACCAAACGCGACCTGGCCTTCTGCGCGCACACCATCAACACGCCCCATGAAGCGTTTATAGTGCCAGATGCTACCCTTGATGTCCGTTTTCATGACAACCCGTTGGTGGTGGGCGGACCGCGCGTGATTTTCTACGCCGGCATTCCCTTGAATTCGCCGGACGGGTATTCACTGGGCACGCTCTGCGTCATTGACCACCAACCCAAGCAGATTTCCCAGGCACAGATTGAGGCGTTGCAGGCCCTAGCCAACCAAGTTGTGGGGCAATTGGAGCTCCGCAAGAAAAACCGCGAGTTGGAACATTACAACCGCGAGTTCAGCATCATCAACCGCAACTTGTCTGAGTTTTCTTACAGAGTGTCGCATGATTTGAAGACGCCTTTGCGCGGCATCACCAACCTGTCTGAGTGGCTTCTGGAAGAGCACGCCGCCAACTTAAACCAGGAAGGTGCCCATTACCTTTCCTTGATCCATTCCCGGTCTTTGCAGCTGCATAACTTGATTGATGGCATCTTGCAATACTCACGGGCTTCGTCTATCAGGGTGTCGTTCTCAGAGGAAGTGGATCTCACGGTTTTGCTGGAGGAAGTGCTGGACCATTGCGGCCTTCCCAGTCATTTTACGGCCACTTACCCCAAAGACCACCCCACGGTCACCACGTTTAGAATAGGGTTGTACCAGATTCTGCAGAACCTCATTGCCAACGCCATCAAGTACAATGACAAAGTCCAAGGCCGGCTCAGCGTGGATTTCCAGCCACAGGCGCATGGCTTCTCATTGGCGGTGACAGACAATGGGCCCGGCATACCGCTGGCGTACCGCGAAAAAGTGTTTCATCTGTTTGAGACGCTGGGCACCAAGGCAGAACTGGCCGACGGCAGTGTGGGCGTTGGCCTCGCCACCGTAAAGTCGCTCACGGAGCGCATGCACGGCACCATCCAAATCATTGACACGCCGCAAGATGAGCCGGGCACCTGTTTCCTGCTTCAATTCCAACTGCAGCCTTAA